ACACCATCAACCCCGCAATTGCACACGGAGTTTCTCAGTATATCGGATCAATTGAGCCAGGAAAAATAGCGGATTTAGTCATTTGGAAACCTGCTTTATTTGGAGCAAAACCGGAAATGATTATCAAAGGCGGGATGATTGCTGCCTCGAAAATGGGGGATGCAAATGCTTCAATTCCAACCCCACAGCCAATTATACTACGTACCATGTACGGTGGTTTAGGTAAGGCTGTCACGCAAACTTGTTTCAACTTTGTTTCTCAAGTTTCTTTAACCAAAGGAATTCAAGAAGAATACGGAATTGAACGTACTTTACTTCCTGTAGTCAATTGTAGAAATATCTCCAAAGCAGATATGATTCACAATCACGCTACCCCTGAGATTATTGTCAATCCAGAAAATTATGAAGTAAGCATTGACGGTAAAAAAATCACCTGTCAGCCCATAGATGAAGTTGCTTTAGGACAGCGTTACTTCTTATTTTAATTCAGTAGAGAAACAACAAAGATAGCCCAATTCAACTCGAGAATACAAGGATCACCAAGTGGCCTTGTATTCTCACTTTTTCGTTTAACAATGATTATAACACAAGCCATACGCAATTGCCTTCCTCAAGAAGTAGAAAAGCAGATTGATTATTTGTTTATCGCTTGGTACCAAACAAGCAAACGCATCCAACGACTTACTACAGCTGATGGACAAGCGATTGCCATTCGATTTTTAGGCAAAAATCAACGGTTAAGCGAAGGAGATATTTTATATGAAGATGAATCTAAGGTTATTATGGTTTCTATTTTACCCTGTGAGGCGCTTGTTGTTACTACAGATCACTGGATTCAACTAAGTTGGTTGGCGTATGAAATTGGCAACAAACACGTTCCTCTTTTTGTAGAAGGAACCGATTTGTATATGCCTTACGAACGTCCTATGCAAGATTGGTTAACCAGCAAAGGATATCAGCCCAAAGTGGAACAAAAAAAACTGAGTAATCCGTTGAATGCCAATGTGGATTACGAACAACATAAAAAAATATCATTTAAACTACCTCAGGGTGGTTTAGTACTAAAGATTTAACTCATGCAAGAATCATTTTTAGGTCGACTATTGCATTTAGCAGATCCAACTTTGCCCATAGGAGGATATACCCATTCCAATGGATTGGAAACCTATGTTCAAAACGGAGGTGTCTGTGATAAAACCACAGCAGATCAGTATGTACGCCATTATTTGTGGTATAATTTAAAATACAATGATGCTGCCTTGATGAAATTAGCCTATGATGCAACAGAACAAGCTAATTTGGAAGAACTGATCCTTCTCGATCAGGAATGCAATGCGCTAAAGGCGCCCATGGAAACGCGGGTAGCCAGTCAGAAATTAGGTTTGCGGTTATATAAAATATTTAGTCGATACCATCAAGAACATCCCCAAGTACAAGCCTGGGGAACCTATATACAAAATAAAACCGTTTACAATCACTATTGTATTCTGTATGGTTTATTTGCTGCAATTATGCAAATTCCCTTGGTTGAGGCGATGCATGCCTATTACTATAATGCGGCCATTGGTATGGTAACCAATGCTGTTAAATTAGTGCCTTTAGGACAATTAGATGGGCAAGATATTCTGTATTATTTACACGATGACTTGCTTCAGTTAAGTGAAGAATCCCTGCAAATGGACCGCAATTTAATAGGATTATGTACCATTGGTTTTGACATTCGATCGATGCAACACGAGCGATTGTACTCCAGACTATACCTATCCTAAATCACGAATTAAAAAGATAAAATAATCATGGAAACTAGAAAATATGTAAAAATAGGAGTTGGAGGACCTGTTGGATCAGGAAAAACAGCTTTATTAGAACGCTTAAGTCGCCGTTTATTAAACGAATATGACTTAGCTGTTATTACAAATGATATTTATACCAAAGAGGATGCTGAATTCATGGCTAAAAACAGCTTATTGGATCGAGACAGAATCATTGGAGTAGAAACAGGGGGGTGTCCTCATACTGCTATTCGCGAAGATGCCAGTATGAACCTAGAAGCAGTAGAAGAATTAGCGAATCGCTTTCCCGATTTGGAATTAATTCTTATTGAAAGTGGAGGAGATAACCTTTCTTCAACGTATAGCCCTGACTTAGCAGACATTACCATCTTTGTAATTGATGTAGCAGAGGGAGAAAAGATACCGAGAAAAGGGGGACCAGCTATTACGCGTTCGGATTTATTACTCATCAATAAAATCGATTTAGCTCCCTATGTTGGTGCAGATTTAAGTGTGATGGAAAGCGATGCAAGACGCATGCGCAAAGGAGCTCCTTTTCTTTTCTCTAATTTAAAAACAGGAGAAGGGTTGGAAGAGATTGTTGGATGGATCAAAAAATATGCCTTACTCGAAGACATTGATGAACCGAATTTAGTGCGATAATATGGTTTCTTCTTTAGCAATTCAGATTGAACAGCGCGAAGGCTTATCTTATTTAAAAGATGCTTACGTTACGCAGCCCTTCCGCATTGTACCCGTAGGGCAATATAAAAAGGACAAGGCAGCGTATTTGATGATTATGAGTTCATCTCCTGGATTATTAGATAATGATGAGCATCAGATCAGCATTAATCTCGCACCAAATACAAAACTACAATTGCAAACACAGGCATACCAACGTCTTTTTCACATGAAAAACAAGTCGACACAAACGACGACGATTCAAATGGAAAAAGGAAGTGTATTTGCTTATGTTCCACATCCAGTAGTGCCTCAACGCGCTTCTACGTTTATTAGTCGAAATAGAGTAGAACTAAAGGCGGATTGTCATTTTTTACTGTCTGATATCATTACTTGTGGTAGAAAGCTTTCGGGAGAGGAATTTGAATATGATCATTTTCAAAATCTCACCGAAATCTACTATGAAGGAAAGCTCCAACTAAAGGATAATGTCTTGTTGCAACCGGGGTTAATGCCCTTGCAAGGATTGGGTATTTTAGAAGGGTATACACATCAAGGAACGTTGGTTTATTATAATACAGCTAAAATAAGCGTGCAAACATACATTGACTTTTTTTATGCGCAATATGGAGAAATGGAGGGAATTGCTTTTGGAATTAGTGCGGTGGAAGGAGATGGTTTTATGGTTCGTATTTTAGGACAAGGAGCAGAGAAACTCTTTACTATTT
The window above is part of the Myroides odoratus DSM 2801 genome. Proteins encoded here:
- a CDS encoding urease accessory protein UreE, whose protein sequence is MIITQAIRNCLPQEVEKQIDYLFIAWYQTSKRIQRLTTADGQAIAIRFLGKNQRLSEGDILYEDESKVIMVSILPCEALVVTTDHWIQLSWLAYEIGNKHVPLFVEGTDLYMPYERPMQDWLTSKGYQPKVEQKKLSNPLNANVDYEQHKKISFKLPQGGLVLKI
- a CDS encoding urease accessory protein UreF; this translates as MQESFLGRLLHLADPTLPIGGYTHSNGLETYVQNGGVCDKTTADQYVRHYLWYNLKYNDAALMKLAYDATEQANLEELILLDQECNALKAPMETRVASQKLGLRLYKIFSRYHQEHPQVQAWGTYIQNKTVYNHYCILYGLFAAIMQIPLVEAMHAYYYNAAIGMVTNAVKLVPLGQLDGQDILYYLHDDLLQLSEESLQMDRNLIGLCTIGFDIRSMQHERLYSRLYLS
- the ureG gene encoding urease accessory protein UreG, with translation METRKYVKIGVGGPVGSGKTALLERLSRRLLNEYDLAVITNDIYTKEDAEFMAKNSLLDRDRIIGVETGGCPHTAIREDASMNLEAVEELANRFPDLELILIESGGDNLSSTYSPDLADITIFVIDVAEGEKIPRKGGPAITRSDLLLINKIDLAPYVGADLSVMESDARRMRKGAPFLFSNLKTGEGLEEIVGWIKKYALLEDIDEPNLVR
- a CDS encoding urease accessory protein UreD, producing the protein MVSSLAIQIEQREGLSYLKDAYVTQPFRIVPVGQYKKDKAAYLMIMSSSPGLLDNDEHQISINLAPNTKLQLQTQAYQRLFHMKNKSTQTTTIQMEKGSVFAYVPHPVVPQRASTFISRNRVELKADCHFLLSDIITCGRKLSGEEFEYDHFQNLTEIYYEGKLQLKDNVLLQPGLMPLQGLGILEGYTHQGTLVYYNTAKISVQTYIDFFYAQYGEMEGIAFGISAVEGDGFMVRILGQGAEKLFTIFQAIQQKLWDDLMLS